Sequence from the Thermocladium sp. ECH_B genome:
TGTGACCCTACGCGCCTCATCAAAGCTCCGCGCCTTTATAGCCATGTCAACTACCCTGAACATATCCACTTGATGAGCCCTGTAACTTATTGCAGCAATATCATCTTCGGTCACTGAGGACCTACCCCTCGCCACCGCCTCTAAATCATTGATTGCGGCGCGCGCGTCTCCCATGGATGCCTTCGCCAATAACTTTATCGCGTCTTCTTCGCATCGTATCTTCTCCGCTTCGCATATTTTCCTAAGGAGCTTAGCCACATCGCTTTCCTTAAGTGGCTTAAGTTGAATTACTTCGCTCCTCTCCCTTAAGTCGCGTAGCTTGGGGTCCCAGGGATCGTTGGCTGTCATCACTATGGGGAACCGTGACTCATTGATTATCTTTATTATTTCCCCGACGCTTCCCCGGTCCTCCTTTAGATCCAGTCCATCCATTTCATCGAAGAGTATCAATTTGCCCCTGAACCCAAATATGGAGGCCTCCTTAATGGATCTGCCCACGATCTTGCTTATCCTATCCCCGGTCCTCACATCGCTTGCATTTAATTCAAGGACCTCGAGTCCATAATCATTGGCCAATGCGTGTATTATGGTGGTTTTTCCCACGCCCGGTGGTCCGGCCAATAGTATGCCCTTGCTTAATCGCTCCCCCTTGAGCCACTTATTTATCAGTTCCTCTAGCTTAGCCTTCGCCTCCTCCTGATTAATCACATCCTTAAGGCTCCTCGGCCTGTATTTCTCAACCCAAGGAATGTGCATTACTTGCTGCGCCTCTTCTCTGGCTTGGGTTCTGATTTTGCTGTGGCTTTACTGGTTAATCCATGCCTATTGCCGATTAGGACTAGTTTAGCCAGCAATGCATTTAGTTGAATCTCATCATC
This genomic interval carries:
- a CDS encoding replication protein C, whose translation is MHIPWVEKYRPRSLKDVINQEEAKAKLEELINKWLKGERLSKGILLAGPPGVGKTTIIHALANDYGLEVLELNASDVRTGDRISKIVGRSIKEASIFGFRGKLILFDEMDGLDLKEDRGSVGEIIKIINESRFPIVMTANDPWDPKLRDLRERSEVIQLKPLKESDVAKLLRKICEAEKIRCEEDAIKLLAKASMGDARAAINDLEAVARGRSSVTEDDIAAISYRAHQVDMFRVVDMAIKARSFDEARRVTSLPSFDWESFFTWIVDSVPAAYGEAPTALFDAMNNLSRADVIRGRINRIQEWELMKYMLELMTAGVSLVPGKPKLPFFIKYGYPAKIRLLNKIKAMRQIRDILIKKLREEAHLGSRVITLEVLPMLRLLINGERGGHVISELSRLTGLSEDELRMALSTEI